From the Nocardiopsis changdeensis genome, one window contains:
- a CDS encoding Gfo/Idh/MocA family oxidoreductase, producing MSNAPQVPEHDGPELHVALIGYGKGGEVFHAPVIEAVPGLRLSAVVTGNPERARTVRERHPDATVYPTVADLWADAGRYEIAVVTTPNDTHAPLARAALEAGMSVVVDKPFALTAGQARELTDLAEKLGRVLTVYQNRRWDADFLTLWNLVEEGVLGRVHRFESRFERWRPRAKGTWRESGAVENGAGLLYDLGPHLIDQAVNLFGPVSSVYAEVDTLREGVQADDDVFLSLHHARGTRSQLWMGALTAQAGPRFRVLGDAGAFTSHGMDGQEARLLAGESPTAEDWGVLPESAWGLLGVDGSTRRVPSARGAYPEFYAGVRDAVGEGEPLPVDPHEVIHGLEVIEAARRSARTGTVAALPGR from the coding sequence ATGTCCAACGCACCGCAGGTCCCCGAGCATGACGGCCCCGAGCTGCACGTCGCCCTCATCGGCTACGGCAAGGGGGGTGAGGTCTTCCACGCCCCGGTCATCGAGGCGGTCCCCGGACTGCGCCTGTCCGCCGTGGTGACCGGGAACCCCGAGCGCGCCCGCACGGTCCGCGAACGCCACCCGGACGCCACCGTGTACCCGACCGTCGCCGACCTGTGGGCCGACGCCGGGCGCTACGAGATCGCCGTCGTCACCACCCCCAACGACACCCACGCCCCGCTGGCCCGGGCGGCGCTGGAGGCGGGCATGTCCGTGGTGGTGGACAAGCCGTTCGCGCTCACCGCGGGACAGGCCCGCGAGCTCACCGACCTGGCCGAGAAGCTGGGCCGGGTGCTCACGGTGTACCAGAACCGCCGGTGGGACGCGGACTTCCTGACCCTGTGGAACCTGGTGGAGGAGGGCGTGCTGGGCCGGGTGCACCGGTTCGAGTCCCGGTTCGAGCGCTGGCGGCCGCGGGCCAAGGGCACCTGGCGCGAGAGCGGCGCGGTGGAGAACGGCGCGGGGCTGCTCTACGACCTGGGCCCGCACCTGATCGACCAGGCGGTGAACCTGTTCGGGCCGGTCTCGTCGGTCTACGCCGAGGTGGACACCCTGCGCGAGGGTGTGCAGGCCGACGACGACGTCTTCCTGTCGCTGCACCACGCCCGGGGCACCCGCTCCCAGCTGTGGATGGGCGCGCTCACCGCCCAGGCCGGCCCGCGCTTCCGGGTGCTGGGCGACGCGGGGGCGTTCACCAGCCACGGCATGGACGGGCAGGAGGCGCGCCTGCTCGCGGGGGAGAGCCCGACCGCCGAGGACTGGGGGGTGCTGCCCGAGTCGGCCTGGGGGCTGCTGGGCGTGGACGGGTCCACCCGGCGGGTGCCCTCGGCCCGGGGCGCCTACCCCGAGTTCTACGCGGGCGTGCGCGACGCGGTGGGGGAGGGCGAGCCGCTGCCGGTGGACCCGCACGAGGTGATCCACGGCCTGGAGGTCATCGAGGCCGCCCGGCGCAGCGCCCGCACGGGCACGGTCGCCGCGCTCCCGGGGCGCTAG
- a CDS encoding ABC transporter substrate-binding protein produces MPRTESGNRRHLALVAAAGSAVLLATGCSYLSGEGGGGGTDAADVDCAPFEAWSDVEGTVSIYSSIRDEEAERMDRSWADFEACTGIDIQHEGSGEFEAQLPIRLEGGNAPDLALIPQPGLLQRVVDDGYAVPVADGVRANAEEGWGEDWLGYATFDGELYGTPYGANMKSMVWYSPTYFADNDYEVPQTWDEMIELSDTIAESGTKPWCVGFESGDATGWPGTDWIENALLRSAGTDVYNQWVSHEIPFDDPQVAEAFELAGDIVRNPDYVNGTFGEVESIAVTSFQEAGLPLLDGGCAMYLMGSFYSAQFEEGVTVAEDGDVYGFVMPPMEAGAEVPVMGGGEFAVPFADRPEVAAVHEYLSTPEYANSRASQGAWVSANRNMDPTVIEDPASQFAAEVLLSPDTVFHFDGSDAMPSSVGTNVFWNGMVDWVTGTSTGDVLETIESAWP; encoded by the coding sequence ATGCCGAGAACAGAATCCGGGAACCGCCGTCACCTGGCGCTGGTCGCCGCGGCGGGGAGCGCCGTCCTCCTCGCCACGGGCTGCTCCTACCTGAGCGGTGAAGGCGGCGGGGGCGGTACGGACGCCGCCGACGTCGACTGCGCCCCCTTCGAGGCGTGGTCGGACGTGGAGGGGACCGTCAGCATCTACTCCTCCATCCGCGACGAGGAGGCCGAGCGGATGGACCGCTCCTGGGCCGACTTCGAAGCGTGCACCGGCATCGACATCCAGCACGAGGGCAGCGGCGAGTTCGAGGCCCAGCTGCCCATCCGCCTGGAGGGCGGCAACGCCCCCGACCTCGCCCTCATCCCCCAGCCCGGCCTGCTCCAGCGGGTCGTCGACGACGGCTACGCGGTGCCCGTCGCCGACGGGGTCCGCGCCAACGCCGAGGAGGGCTGGGGCGAGGACTGGCTCGGCTACGCCACCTTCGACGGCGAGCTGTACGGCACCCCCTACGGCGCCAACATGAAGTCGATGGTCTGGTACTCGCCGACCTACTTCGCCGACAACGACTACGAGGTCCCCCAGACCTGGGACGAGATGATCGAGCTCAGCGACACGATCGCCGAGTCCGGCACCAAGCCCTGGTGCGTGGGCTTCGAGTCCGGCGACGCCACCGGCTGGCCCGGCACCGACTGGATCGAGAACGCGCTGCTGCGCAGCGCCGGGACCGACGTCTACAACCAGTGGGTCTCCCACGAGATCCCCTTCGACGACCCGCAGGTCGCCGAGGCGTTCGAGCTGGCCGGCGACATCGTCCGCAACCCCGACTACGTCAACGGCACCTTCGGCGAGGTGGAGAGCATCGCCGTCACCTCCTTCCAGGAGGCCGGGCTGCCGCTGCTCGACGGCGGCTGCGCCATGTACCTGATGGGGTCGTTCTACTCCGCGCAGTTCGAGGAGGGCGTGACCGTCGCCGAGGACGGCGACGTGTACGGCTTCGTCATGCCGCCGATGGAGGCGGGCGCCGAGGTCCCGGTCATGGGCGGCGGCGAGTTCGCCGTGCCCTTCGCCGACCGCCCCGAGGTCGCCGCGGTCCACGAGTACCTGTCCACCCCCGAGTACGCCAACAGCCGCGCCTCCCAGGGCGCCTGGGTGTCGGCCAACCGGAACATGGACCCGACCGTGATCGAGGACCCGGCCTCGCAGTTCGCCGCCGAGGTGCTGCTGTCCCCCGACACCGTCTTCCACTTCGACGGCAGTGACGCGATGCCCTCCTCCGTGGGCACCAACGTGTTCTGGAACGGCATGGTCGACTGGGTCACCGGCACCTCCACCGGGGACGTCCTGGAGACCATCGAGTCCGCCTGGCCGTAA
- a CDS encoding carbohydrate ABC transporter permease, with protein MEFSFLDELPKIVWMLIGIAAFLGVIGLLLLLVDVPRTRRDRWQAVLFLSPALLLLAGGLVYPVLRTTYLSFHDRSGDEFVGLANYIWMFQRPEILQVLWNTLLWVAFAPLLATAIGLVYAVLVDRSRFEPVAKSLVFMPMAISFVGASIIWRFVYAYRPADQEQYGLFNQIVVWFGGEPRLWLLEQPLNTFLLILVLIWVQAGFAMVVLSAAIKAIPAEIVEAARIDGAGPFQLFRSITLPSVWPTLLVVLITITVQTLKVFDIVRTMTGGNYGTSVIANEMYSQAFSQGQTGQGSALAVFLFVLVIPLVALQIRRTRKARELS; from the coding sequence ATGGAGTTCTCGTTCCTGGACGAGCTTCCCAAGATCGTGTGGATGCTCATCGGGATCGCCGCCTTCCTCGGCGTCATCGGCCTGCTGCTGCTCCTCGTCGACGTGCCCCGCACCCGGCGCGACCGGTGGCAGGCGGTCCTCTTCCTCTCCCCGGCACTGCTCCTGCTGGCGGGCGGGCTCGTCTACCCCGTCCTGCGCACCACCTACCTGTCCTTCCACGACCGCTCCGGCGACGAGTTCGTGGGGTTGGCCAACTACATCTGGATGTTCCAGCGCCCGGAGATCCTCCAGGTGCTGTGGAACACCCTGCTGTGGGTGGCGTTCGCACCGCTGCTCGCCACCGCGATCGGCCTGGTCTACGCGGTGCTGGTCGACCGGTCCCGGTTCGAGCCGGTCGCCAAGTCCCTGGTGTTCATGCCGATGGCGATCTCGTTCGTCGGCGCGAGCATCATCTGGCGGTTCGTGTACGCCTACCGGCCCGCCGACCAGGAGCAGTACGGCCTGTTCAACCAGATCGTCGTGTGGTTCGGCGGCGAGCCGCGGCTGTGGCTGCTGGAGCAGCCGCTGAACACGTTCCTGCTGATCCTGGTGCTCATCTGGGTGCAGGCCGGGTTCGCGATGGTCGTGCTGTCGGCGGCGATCAAGGCCATCCCCGCCGAGATCGTCGAGGCCGCGCGCATCGACGGCGCCGGCCCCTTCCAGCTGTTCCGGAGCATCACCCTGCCGTCGGTGTGGCCGACCCTCCTGGTCGTGCTCATCACCATCACCGTGCAGACCCTGAAGGTGTTCGACATCGTCCGCACCATGACCGGCGGCAACTACGGCACCAGCGTGATCGCCAACGAGATGTACAGCCAGGCGTTCTCCCAGGGCCAGACCGGCCAGGGGTCGGCCCTGGCGGTGTTCCTGTTCGTCCTGGTCATCCCGCTGGTGGCCCTGCAGATCCGGCGCACCCGCAAGGCGAGGGAGCTGTCATGA
- a CDS encoding carbohydrate ABC transporter permease produces the protein MTSTPTIPDVRDAGPAARVRRRLSGSAASLAALVIAVLWTVPTAGLFISSFRPADQIRTTGWWTFFSSPQVTLDNYRDVLFGSASDGRLASHFVNSLVITLPSTVFVLGLAALAAYALAWIDFRGRDWVFLGIFALQIVPLQMALVPLLRFFSQGVTVGGVQVLPAWELTGAMAFTNVWVAHTVFGLPLGVFLLHNFISQLPRTLFEAARVDGAGHGRIFLRIVLPLITPALVSLGIFQFLWVWNDLLVALIFTGGDTATAPLTVRLAELAGTRGEAWHRLTAGAFVSMVVPLLVFFLLQRHFVRGLLAGSVKG, from the coding sequence ATGACCTCCACCCCCACCATCCCCGACGTCCGCGACGCGGGCCCGGCCGCCCGGGTGCGGCGCAGGCTCAGCGGGTCGGCGGCGAGCCTGGCGGCCCTGGTCATCGCCGTGCTGTGGACGGTGCCCACCGCGGGGCTGTTCATCTCCTCGTTCCGCCCCGCCGACCAGATCCGCACCACCGGCTGGTGGACGTTCTTCTCCTCGCCCCAGGTGACCCTGGACAACTACCGGGACGTGCTGTTCGGCTCCGCCAGCGACGGCCGGCTGGCCAGCCACTTCGTCAACTCTCTGGTGATCACGCTGCCCTCGACGGTGTTCGTGCTGGGCCTGGCGGCGCTGGCTGCGTACGCGCTGGCCTGGATCGACTTCCGCGGACGCGACTGGGTGTTCCTCGGGATCTTCGCGCTCCAGATCGTGCCCCTGCAGATGGCGCTGGTGCCGCTGCTGCGCTTCTTCTCGCAGGGCGTCACCGTCGGCGGCGTCCAGGTGCTGCCCGCCTGGGAGCTGACCGGGGCGATGGCGTTCACCAACGTGTGGGTGGCGCATACGGTCTTCGGCCTGCCGCTGGGCGTGTTCCTGCTGCACAACTTCATCTCGCAGCTGCCCAGGACCCTGTTCGAGGCGGCCCGGGTGGACGGCGCCGGGCACGGCCGCATCTTCCTGCGGATCGTGCTGCCGCTCATCACCCCGGCCCTGGTGTCGCTGGGCATCTTCCAGTTCCTGTGGGTGTGGAACGACCTGCTGGTGGCGCTGATCTTCACCGGCGGCGACACCGCCACCGCCCCGCTCACCGTGCGCCTGGCCGAGCTGGCGGGCACCCGCGGCGAGGCCTGGCACCGGCTGACCGCGGGCGCGTTCGTGTCGATGGTCGTGCCGCTGCTGGTGTTCTTCCTCCTCCAGCGCCACTTCGTCCGCGGCCTCCTGGCGGGCAGCGTCAAGGGATAG
- a CDS encoding fructosamine kinase family protein, with the protein MEEGPVCAAGGGEGRRRDPVKGTMAERLTVLLGRPVRRAARAQRSHDWDISYAELEDGTRLFVKSLPRNAAPSAVLTSEARGLEWLGRAFGSPVLQPVAWDERILVLPWVAEDDPTPGAAERLGRRLAGLHLTGADHFGADWPGYVGPLPADNTPSRHWPTFYAEQRLRPCLRRAVDQGGLTPSDGRTVEKVVDRVADLAGEPEPPARVHGDLWNGNVLWRARDAVLIDPAAHGGHREADLAMLTLFGLPHLERVRDAYNEVAPLAAGWRSRVALHQLYPLLVHVCLFGAAYRTTALEAARAALRG; encoded by the coding sequence GTGGAGGAGGGACCGGTGTGCGCCGCGGGGGGCGGTGAGGGCCGGCGCCGGGATCCGGTCAAGGGGACCATGGCGGAGCGGCTCACCGTCCTGCTGGGCCGTCCGGTGCGCCGGGCCGCGCGGGCCCAGCGCAGCCATGACTGGGACATCTCCTACGCGGAGCTGGAGGACGGCACCCGCCTGTTCGTGAAGTCGCTGCCGCGCAACGCCGCGCCCAGCGCGGTGCTCACCTCCGAGGCCCGCGGCCTGGAGTGGCTGGGCCGCGCCTTCGGGTCGCCGGTGCTGCAGCCGGTCGCCTGGGACGAGCGCATCCTGGTCCTGCCCTGGGTGGCGGAGGACGACCCCACGCCGGGCGCCGCCGAGCGCCTGGGCCGCCGGCTGGCCGGGCTGCACCTGACCGGGGCGGACCACTTCGGCGCCGACTGGCCCGGCTACGTCGGGCCCCTGCCGGCGGACAACACGCCGTCCCGGCACTGGCCGACCTTCTACGCCGAGCAGCGGCTGCGCCCCTGCCTGCGCCGGGCCGTCGACCAGGGCGGGCTCACCCCGTCCGACGGGCGCACCGTGGAGAAGGTGGTGGACCGGGTCGCCGACCTGGCGGGGGAGCCCGAGCCGCCCGCGCGCGTCCACGGCGACCTGTGGAACGGCAACGTGCTGTGGCGCGCCCGGGACGCCGTGCTCATCGACCCGGCCGCCCACGGCGGGCACCGGGAGGCGGACCTGGCCATGCTCACCCTGTTCGGCCTGCCCCACCTGGAGCGGGTGCGCGACGCCTACAACGAGGTGGCGCCGCTGGCGGCGGGCTGGCGCTCCCGGGTGGCCCTGCACCAGCTGTACCCGCTGCTGGTCCACGTGTGCCTGTTCGGCGCCGCCTACCGCACCACCGCCCTGGAAGCGGCCCGCGCCGCCCTCCGGGGATAG
- a CDS encoding low molecular weight protein-tyrosine-phosphatase, whose translation MSLPEPRHPDGPYRVGVVCLGNICRSPMAAKVLAADLERAGLSGLVEVDSTGTGDWHVGGAMDPRAASTLRVHGYLTDHTARQFDPADLAGLDLLLAMDLDNLGDLRRIVDRYGAEYGFDPSRLRLFRSFAPGTGPNPEVPDPYYGGDDGFTAVLNMVEAAAKGLTGELTALLKQR comes from the coding sequence ATGAGCCTGCCGGAACCCCGCCACCCCGACGGTCCCTACCGTGTCGGCGTGGTCTGCCTGGGCAACATCTGCCGCTCGCCGATGGCCGCCAAGGTGCTGGCCGCCGACCTGGAACGGGCCGGGCTGAGCGGCCTCGTCGAGGTGGACAGCACCGGTACCGGCGACTGGCACGTGGGCGGGGCCATGGACCCCCGGGCCGCCTCCACCCTGCGCGTGCACGGGTACCTCACCGACCACACCGCCCGGCAGTTCGACCCGGCCGACCTGGCCGGGCTCGACCTGCTGCTGGCCATGGACCTGGACAACCTCGGCGACCTGCGCCGCATCGTCGACCGGTACGGGGCCGAGTACGGCTTCGACCCGTCCCGGCTGCGCCTGTTCCGCTCCTTCGCCCCGGGGACGGGCCCCAACCCCGAGGTGCCCGACCCCTACTACGGCGGCGACGACGGGTTCACCGCCGTCCTCAACATGGTGGAGGCCGCGGCCAAGGGCCTGACCGGCGAACTCACCGCGCTGCTCAAGCAGCGGTAG
- a CDS encoding response regulator gives MLVHPIEVLLVEDDPGDVLMTKEAFEEHKLGNRLHVVSDGVEALRFLRREGEYAQAPRPHLILLDLNLPRKDGREVLQEVKNDEELAHIPVVVLTTSEAEEDVLRSYRLHANAYVPKPVDFDQFIKVVRQIDDFFVTVVRLPKG, from the coding sequence ATGTTGGTGCATCCCATCGAGGTGCTGCTGGTCGAGGACGACCCGGGCGACGTCCTCATGACCAAGGAGGCGTTCGAGGAACACAAGCTGGGCAACCGCCTGCACGTGGTCTCCGACGGCGTCGAGGCCCTGCGCTTCCTGCGCCGGGAGGGCGAGTACGCCCAGGCCCCGCGGCCGCACCTGATCCTGCTCGACCTCAACCTGCCCCGCAAGGACGGGCGGGAGGTCCTCCAGGAGGTCAAGAACGACGAGGAGCTCGCGCACATCCCCGTCGTCGTGCTCACCACCTCCGAGGCGGAGGAGGACGTGCTGCGCAGCTACCGCCTGCACGCCAACGCCTACGTGCCCAAGCCGGTGGACTTCGACCAGTTCATCAAGGTCGTGCGCCAGATCGACGACTTCTTCGTCACCGTGGTGCGCCTGCCCAAGGGGTAG
- a CDS encoding sensor histidine kinase — MATDTDGAEARPDTGAPPTPSVGGVHFVNGDRGRPAVPHESWSLRRRVTSLLTVVAVVLVVAVSIITLAAFSARDSLALQVDELTPAVGSVEQLRSAYLTQDHALRGYILTEEREFLQPYIDARLKITEERALLRELADSRREEDPVLASNIDALLRAGEIWTDEFAEPTLEQVGNGQEPSPDDLRRGRVLYLELTRSSEAALRNLQNEIEEARSGLTLATQQVVALLVLVGLVVVFLSVFLWVMLQQWVLRPLEELAGHMRQVSEGYYAHRISLHGPPEIVRLGRDVDAMRERIVQDLDEVASARRKLQEQSALLEHQAEELRRSNLELEQFAYVASHDLQEPLRKVASFCQLLQRRYHGQLDERADSYIDFAVEGAKRMQTLINDLLAFSRVGRTKNFAAVDLDAALDDALSSLSTRLEETGAEVVWDGLPTVQGDRTLLTQVFFNLVGNAVKFRGEEDPRVRIGVERRGDEWIFCCQDNGIGIEPQYAERIFVIFQRLHTREKYTGTGIGLAMCKKIVEFHGGRIWLDTSHGSETSGEGEAPRTGTRICWSLPVDPGQEETAEADGAPAAREALADDGVQEAETAPAAPAPTAARWSTGRGGPEADASGGDSPGATSTAPVSDGGTVPPDDGADPDRGSEA, encoded by the coding sequence ATGGCGACCGACACCGACGGAGCCGAGGCCCGCCCGGACACCGGCGCGCCCCCGACCCCCTCCGTCGGCGGCGTCCACTTCGTCAACGGAGACCGGGGCCGGCCGGCCGTGCCCCACGAGTCGTGGAGCCTGCGCCGCCGGGTGACCAGCCTGCTGACCGTGGTGGCGGTCGTCCTGGTGGTCGCCGTCTCGATCATCACCCTGGCCGCCTTCAGCGCCCGCGACTCCCTGGCCCTCCAGGTCGACGAGCTCACCCCGGCCGTCGGCTCGGTCGAGCAGCTCCGCTCCGCCTACCTGACCCAGGACCACGCCCTGCGGGGCTACATCCTCACCGAGGAGCGCGAGTTCCTCCAGCCCTACATCGACGCCCGCCTCAAGATCACCGAGGAGCGGGCGCTGCTGCGCGAGCTGGCCGACAGCCGCCGCGAGGAGGACCCGGTCCTGGCGTCGAACATCGACGCCCTGCTGCGCGCCGGGGAGATCTGGACCGACGAGTTCGCCGAGCCCACCCTGGAGCAGGTCGGCAACGGGCAGGAGCCCAGCCCGGACGACCTGCGCCGCGGCCGCGTCCTCTACCTGGAGCTCACCCGCTCCAGCGAGGCCGCCCTGCGCAACCTCCAGAACGAGATCGAGGAGGCCCGCAGCGGCCTGACCCTGGCCACCCAGCAGGTCGTCGCCCTGCTGGTGCTGGTCGGCCTGGTCGTGGTGTTCCTGTCGGTGTTCCTGTGGGTGATGCTCCAGCAGTGGGTGCTGCGCCCCCTGGAGGAGCTGGCCGGGCACATGCGCCAGGTGTCGGAGGGCTACTACGCCCACCGCATCTCCCTGCACGGCCCACCCGAGATCGTCCGCCTGGGCCGGGACGTGGACGCCATGCGCGAGCGCATCGTCCAGGACCTGGACGAGGTCGCCTCCGCCCGGCGCAAGCTCCAGGAGCAGTCGGCCCTGCTGGAGCACCAGGCCGAGGAGCTGCGCCGCTCCAACCTCGAACTGGAGCAGTTCGCCTACGTCGCCTCGCACGACCTCCAGGAGCCCCTGCGCAAGGTCGCCAGCTTCTGCCAGCTGCTCCAGCGCCGCTACCACGGGCAGCTCGACGAACGCGCCGACTCCTACATCGACTTCGCGGTCGAGGGCGCCAAGCGCATGCAGACCCTCATCAACGACCTGCTCGCCTTCTCCCGGGTCGGCCGCACCAAGAACTTCGCCGCGGTCGACCTCGACGCCGCCCTCGACGACGCCCTCAGCAGCCTGTCCACCCGCCTGGAGGAGACCGGCGCCGAGGTGGTCTGGGACGGCCTGCCCACCGTCCAGGGCGACCGCACCCTGCTCACCCAGGTGTTCTTCAACCTGGTGGGCAACGCCGTCAAGTTCCGCGGCGAGGAGGACCCGCGCGTCCGCATCGGCGTCGAGCGCCGGGGCGACGAGTGGATCTTCTGCTGCCAGGACAACGGAATCGGGATCGAACCGCAGTACGCCGAGCGCATCTTCGTGATCTTCCAGCGGTTGCATACCAGGGAGAAGTACACGGGAACCGGGATCGGCCTGGCGATGTGCAAGAAGATCGTCGAGTTCCACGGCGGCCGGATCTGGCTGGACACCTCGCACGGATCGGAAACCTCCGGTGAGGGGGAGGCCCCCCGTACCGGAACGCGCATATGCTGGTCTCTGCCCGTCGACCCCGGGCAGGAGGAGACCGCGGAAGCGGACGGCGCACCCGCCGCCCGGGAGGCGCTCGCCGACGACGGGGTTCAGGAGGCCGAGACCGCCCCGGCGGCCCCGGCACCGACGGCCGCACGGTGGTCCACGGGTCGGGGCGGACCGGAGGCGGACGCGTCCGGGGGTGATTCCCCCGGGGCGACCTCCACCGCGCCGGTGTCCGATGGCGGTACGGTTCCCCCCGACGACGGGGCGGACCCTGACAGGGGTTCTGAGGCTTGA
- a CDS encoding PP2C family protein-serine/threonine phosphatase, protein MIGTGTAHTAPADGVAADGRAALGDAVLNERVEAAVESVDVLLIEDDAGDAFLAEELLAETALTTRITWVATLEEARDHLKGFRGCVLLDLNLPDAHGLDLLREVLQSAPSAAVVVLTGLDDEHEGVAAVSAGAQDYLVKGQVDGSLLGRSLRYSLERRRADENAHQLREARLRARENMRLERGLLPQVLLQRSPLSHRTYYRPGRKRAIVGGDFYDAVEKDGTTHVIIGDVSGHGPDEAALGVSLRIAWRTLIMAGVAESTVLPNLEAILVSERAQEEMYATLCMASMDTGDDRVRLRVLGHPPPMIVRDTSVAETPVTPQPPLGVFPVEDADVDEVRLPRGSSLLMYTDGLVDAYDGEPPARLEVAGLRRLVTGILEQGVSLARLPEHVVDEAERSNGGPLQDDVAMLLITHDDHGENNGDRE, encoded by the coding sequence GTGATCGGCACGGGGACGGCGCACACCGCCCCCGCTGACGGCGTGGCCGCCGACGGCCGCGCCGCCCTGGGCGACGCCGTCCTGAACGAACGGGTGGAGGCTGCCGTCGAATCGGTTGACGTCCTGCTGATCGAGGACGATGCGGGCGACGCCTTCCTGGCCGAGGAACTGCTCGCCGAGACAGCGCTCACCACCCGGATCACGTGGGTCGCCACCCTCGAGGAGGCCCGGGACCACCTCAAGGGCTTCCGCGGCTGCGTCCTGCTCGACCTCAACCTGCCCGACGCGCACGGCCTGGACCTGCTCCGCGAGGTCCTCCAGAGCGCGCCCTCGGCGGCCGTCGTGGTCCTCACCGGCCTGGACGACGAGCACGAGGGCGTCGCCGCCGTCTCCGCCGGAGCCCAGGACTACCTCGTCAAGGGCCAGGTCGACGGCTCCCTGCTGGGCCGCAGCCTGCGCTACTCCCTGGAGCGCCGCCGCGCCGACGAGAACGCCCACCAGCTCCGCGAGGCCCGCCTGCGCGCCCGCGAGAACATGCGCCTGGAACGCGGCCTGCTGCCCCAGGTGCTGCTCCAGCGCTCGCCGCTCAGCCACCGCACCTACTACCGGCCCGGCCGCAAGCGCGCCATCGTCGGCGGCGACTTCTACGACGCGGTCGAGAAGGACGGCACCACCCACGTCATCATCGGCGACGTCAGCGGCCACGGCCCCGACGAGGCCGCGCTGGGCGTCAGCCTGCGCATCGCCTGGCGGACGCTCATCATGGCCGGGGTCGCCGAGTCCACGGTGCTGCCCAACCTGGAGGCCATCCTCGTCAGCGAGCGGGCCCAGGAGGAGATGTACGCGACCCTGTGCATGGCGAGCATGGACACCGGCGACGACCGGGTCCGGCTGCGCGTGCTGGGCCACCCGCCGCCCATGATCGTCCGGGACACCTCCGTGGCGGAGACCCCGGTCACCCCCCAGCCCCCGCTCGGCGTCTTCCCGGTGGAGGACGCCGACGTCGACGAGGTCCGCCTGCCGCGCGGCTCCAGCCTGCTGATGTACACGGACGGCCTGGTCGACGCCTACGACGGGGAACCGCCCGCGCGCCTGGAGGTCGCGGGCCTGCGCCGGCTGGTCACCGGCATCCTGGAACAGGGCGTCTCCCTGGCCCGCCTGCCCGAGCACGTGGTGGACGAGGCCGAACGCAGCAACGGGGGACCGCTCCAGGACGACGTGGCGATGCTCCTCATCACCCACGACGACCACGGGGAGAACAACGGAGACCGGGAGTGA
- a CDS encoding heme oxygenase (biliverdin-producing), which translates to MSVTAEAPSTAPDSELFSERLKAATWSAHQAAEDHGFTQALMSGTLPVAGYTAMVAQHYFAYVALEEVGRALAGDPLAGRFHYPELERVPALVTDLEHLLGPDWRARIEPTPATRTYVARIEQMTDHPEGFIAHHYTRYMGDVSGGQFIRRTAAGAYGLTDGAGVAFYVFDRLGSLPRFRAGYRERLDSLEMDAATADRLIAETRLAYQLNTEVFADLGRLHTAR; encoded by the coding sequence ATGAGCGTCACGGCCGAAGCCCCCTCCACGGCCCCCGACTCGGAGCTGTTCTCCGAGCGGCTCAAGGCGGCCACCTGGAGCGCCCACCAGGCCGCCGAGGACCACGGGTTCACCCAGGCCCTGATGTCCGGCACCCTCCCCGTGGCCGGGTACACCGCGATGGTCGCCCAGCACTACTTCGCCTACGTCGCGCTGGAGGAGGTCGGCCGCGCCCTGGCCGGCGACCCCCTGGCCGGCCGGTTCCACTACCCCGAACTGGAGCGCGTGCCCGCGCTCGTGACCGACCTGGAGCACCTGCTCGGCCCCGACTGGCGCGCGCGGATCGAGCCGACCCCCGCCACCCGCACCTACGTGGCGCGCATCGAGCAGATGACCGACCACCCCGAGGGCTTCATCGCCCACCACTACACCCGGTACATGGGCGACGTCTCCGGCGGCCAGTTCATCCGCCGCACCGCCGCCGGGGCCTACGGGCTCACCGACGGGGCCGGGGTCGCCTTCTACGTGTTCGACCGCCTGGGCAGCCTGCCCCGGTTCCGCGCGGGCTACCGCGAGCGGCTGGACTCCCTGGAGATGGACGCCGCCACCGCCGACCGGCTCATCGCCGAGACCCGCCTGGCCTACCAGCTCAACACGGAGGTGTTCGCCGACCTGGGCCGGCTGCACACCGCCCGCTGA